From one Rhodamnia argentea isolate NSW1041297 chromosome 1, ASM2092103v1, whole genome shotgun sequence genomic stretch:
- the LOC115743372 gene encoding protein SIEVE ELEMENT OCCLUSION B-like, translated as MATILAHLLGMDHKGKPHQIDQSMWTNLLASFDDEKFMKEMVNAHAPEEGDVDVQSLFHLVDNTLHGTTAIVDSIVNPKGTQGSGSPEFKPLKEGFNPPLAAINEVGCQLTCKALDTKNVRQTLVSLFHELSSYSWVNKALITLSSLAVFYGDFWRLARVEPSDKLAESMAILKGLPAITKPSDPQKIQIFGVLNEMIKTTLNMTQCIVDFEHDSKDVPELSTMIDVASSVYQIIISVLACSIQFTSLISTVDDNKGKDLPSFARKVNMIHHTIKRQYEDFLQKKEEIKEYQRLQRLFNAPTDNVELIKAMFYIKDDPQPLFIGSKKTRDKVESLRRKNVMLLISDLKLTSHDLSILIKIYNERKFHEERYEIVWVPVIEQEGEEVIKQFQNLQLQMPWYSVHSPKLINRVAIRIIKEKWHFRQDTMVTVLDPQGKVSNPNAMNTIRVWGWEAFPFTGEIVVDKWARPGISWFDLLVTDLIFPKIQEAIKAEKYIFLYGAEEPKVIQEIEESLKKMIDDGFSMVAFNVTKSQLFWTRLESCMLSKLQTRADLHEPLMQDIIRLYTNFKKDGGFAVLTKGSRVVINESHVYVTKVLVQYEAWKKLVNVNGKTFDMVFKEQFDRIYVLPRCHHFYIPNMVGYIPEDVKCPVCPRMMNNIVKFECCHGAH; from the exons ATGGCCACAATCCTTGCCCATCTCTTGGGAATGGACCACAAAGGCAAGCCCCATCAGATCGACCAGAGCATGTGGACCAACCTGCTCGCTTCTTTCGATGACGAGAAGTTTATGAAGGAGATGGTGAACGCTCACGCTCCCGAGGAAGGAGACGTGGATGTTCAGTCTCTCTTCCATCTCGTCGACAACACCCTCCATGGGACCACTGCCATCGTCGACTCCATCGTCAACCCTAAG GGCACTCAAGGATCTGGAAGCCCTGAATTCAAGCCTCTAAAAGAGGGCTTCAATCCACCTTTGGCAGCCATCAACGAAGTGGGTTGTCAG CTCACTTGCAAGGCACTGGACACCAAGAATGTGCGCCAGACGTTGGTCTCCCTCTTTCACGAGCTGTCGAGCTACTCGTGGGTCAATAAGGCTCTGATCACCCTTTCATCGCTTGCGGTGTTCTATGGCGACTTCTGGCGACTCGCTCGAGTCGAACCGTCGGACAAGCTCGCGGAGTCCATGGCCATACTGAAGGGGTTGCCTGCAATCACCAAGCCCTCGGACCCGCAAAAGATCCAAATTTTTGGCGTCCTCAACGAAATGATCAAGACCACCTTGAACATGACCCAATGCATCGTGGATTTCGAGCACGACTCGAAAGATGTTCCCGAGCTGTCCACGATGATTGATGTCGCGAGCAGCGTTTATCAGATCATCATCAGTGTTCTTGCTTGCTCTATTCAGTTCACCAGCCTTATTAGCACAGTCGATGA CAACAAGGGAAAAGATCTGCCTTCCTTTGCGCGGAAAGTGAACATGATTCACCACACTATCAAGAGACAATACGAAGATTTTCTAcaaaaaaagg AGGAAATTAAGGAGTACCAAAGGCTGCAGCGACTCTTTAATGCCCCTACTGATAATGTGGAGCTGATCAAGGCCATGTTTTACATCAAGGATGATCCTCAGCCTCTCTTCATTGGCTCGAAGAAGACAAGG GATAAGGTTGAGTCGCTCCGGAGGAAGAATGTGATGCTGCTGATTTCGGACCTCAAATTGACCTCTCACGACCTCTCGATCCTCATCAAGATCTACAACGAGCGCAAGTTCCATGAGGAACGGTACGAGATCGTGTGGGTCCCTGTCATCGAGCAAGAAGGCGAGGAGGTGATCAAACAGTTCCAGAACCTCCAGTTGCAGATGCCGTGGTACTCGGTGCACTCGCCGAAACTTATCAACAGGGTGGCCATCAGAATCATTAAAGAGAAATGGCATTTTAGGCAAGACACCATGGTGACAGTGTTGGATCCACAAGGGAAAGTCTCAAACCCAAATGCCATGAACACAATCAGAGTTTGGGGCTGGGAGGCTTTCCCTTTCACCGGTGAAATAGTAGTAGACAAGTGGGCGAGGCCTGGCATTAGCTGGTTTGATCTTTTGGTGACTGACCTCATTTTCCCAAAGATACAGGAAGCT ATCAAGGCTGAGAAGTACATCTTCCTGTATGGAGCGGAAGAACCCAAGGTCATCCAGGAGATCGAGGAGTCGCTGAAGAAGATGATCGACGACGGGTTTTCCATGGTTGCCTTCAACGTCACCAAATCGCAGCTCTTCTGGACCCGCCTTGAGAGCTGCATGCTCTCCAAGCTGCAAACCAGGGCGGACTTGCACGAACCCCTTATGCAGGACATCATCAGGCTCTACACCAACTTCAAGAAGGACGGCGGGTTCGCGGTCCTCACCAAGGGGTCTCGGGTCGTGATCAATGAGTCCCACGTGTACGTCACGAAGGTCCTGGTGCAGTACGAGGCGTGGAAGAAGCTTGTGAACGTGAACGGGAAGACGTTCGACATGGTCTTCAAGGAGCAGTTCGACCGGATCTACGTCCTCCCGAGGTGCCACcacttctatatcccaaacatgGTCGGCTACATCCCGGAGGACGTGAAGTGCCCGGTCTGCCCGCGCATGATGAACAACATTGTCAAGTTCGAGTGCTGCCATGGTGCACACTAG